Proteins found in one Nocardia brasiliensis ATCC 700358 genomic segment:
- a CDS encoding ParA family protein, whose translation MLDSSNFDAETFGSTPFGNISPSETPIAAEAQRASQILHPGKVTVPKPHEQRIITIANQKGGVGKTTTAVNLAAALAHQGMTVLVIDLDPQGNASTALGIEHHSGVPSSYELLIGEVSVKDAIQQSPHNERLLCIPATIDLAGAEIELVSMVAREGRLKAAIQEANIAGYDIDYVMIDCPPSLGLLTVNAMVAAKEVLIPIQCEYYALEGVGQLLRNIGLVQAHLNPELHVSTVILTMYDGRTKLADQVAEEVRGHFGDVVLRSVIPRSVKVSEAPGYGMTVLDYDPGSRGAMSYLDAGREMAARSVVRVAEGAE comes from the coding sequence ATGCTGGACTCCAGCAATTTCGACGCGGAGACATTCGGAAGCACGCCGTTCGGGAACATCTCCCCCAGCGAGACCCCGATCGCGGCCGAAGCTCAACGCGCTAGCCAGATACTGCATCCAGGAAAGGTGACAGTGCCGAAACCGCACGAGCAACGCATCATCACCATCGCCAATCAGAAGGGCGGCGTCGGCAAGACGACCACCGCGGTGAATCTCGCGGCCGCTCTGGCGCATCAGGGGATGACGGTCCTCGTGATCGATCTGGACCCGCAGGGCAACGCCAGCACCGCCCTCGGCATCGAGCATCACTCGGGTGTGCCGTCCAGCTACGAACTCCTCATCGGCGAGGTGTCGGTCAAGGACGCGATCCAGCAGAGTCCGCACAACGAACGCCTGCTCTGCATTCCGGCGACCATCGATCTGGCCGGCGCCGAGATCGAGCTGGTGTCGATGGTGGCTCGGGAAGGCCGGCTGAAGGCCGCCATCCAGGAGGCCAATATCGCCGGATACGACATCGACTACGTGATGATCGACTGCCCGCCTTCGCTCGGTCTGCTGACCGTCAACGCGATGGTCGCCGCGAAGGAGGTGCTGATCCCGATCCAGTGCGAGTACTACGCGCTGGAGGGTGTCGGTCAGCTGCTCCGCAATATCGGTCTGGTGCAGGCGCACCTCAATCCCGAACTGCATGTCTCCACCGTGATTCTCACGATGTACGACGGCCGGACCAAGCTGGCCGACCAGGTCGCCGAGGAGGTGCGCGGTCATTTCGGTGACGTGGTGCTGCGCTCGGTGATCCCGCGCAGCGTGAAGGTCTCCGAGGCGCCGGGCTACGGCATGACGGTGCTCGATTATGATCCAGGCTCCCGAGGCGCAATGAGCTACCTCGATGCCGGACGGGAAATGGCGGCGCGCTCGGTGGTGCGGGTCGCCGAAGGCGCGGAGTGA